CCGGGCCGATCGGCGCTCGCGGTGCGCGCGGGGATCGGCGCGCGCGGCGGCGGCGTGCGGACGTAGTGGCCGGACTGGGGTCGTGCCTCGAGGAGCTGTCGTTCCTCCAGGAGACGGTAGGCCTCGAGCACGGTCGTCACGCTCACCGACAGTTGCCGGCCGAGACGCCGCACCGAGGGAAGGCGCTCGCCCGGCGCGAAGGTTCCGCCCTCGATCATCGACTCGATCCGCCGGGCCACCTGTCGGTACAGGGGTTCGTCGGCGACGGGATCGGGAGGCTTTGCGTCACGCACGGGCCGTCTCCGGGAAGCGGTGGTGTTCGGTCGCGGCCCAGGCGTGTGCTCCGAGGCACGATCCGTCGATCGGACTCAGGGCGAGGCCGACCAGGGGTCCGCCACACGGGTGAGGGGCAGGTGCACCCGGAAGCGGTCGCCGTCGTCGTCACGGAGCACGTACACCCCGCCCACACTGGGTCCTTCCCCCTGGCCGCCGACAAAGCGCACGGACTCCGCACGGATCGTTCCGCCGTCGGTCCCGAGCGACCATCGTCCTCCGGCGAGCACGGGCTGCGGATCGTAGGAGAGGGCCAGCTCGAGCACGAGCGTGCGCGTGCCGTCGGAGAACTCGAAGCGGGCCTCGGTGCGGTCTCCGTCGCGGGTGCCGGAGGCCGATCGAAGTTCGAGGCCGGTGGCGGGCGCGGACTCCGAGGCGAGATCCTCGACGCGGGCGGTGTCGGCGCCACAGGCGGCGAGCAGGAGTGCTGCGGCGACCACGATCCGCGGCCTCATGATTCGTCCCGGATCCGGCGACGCACGGCGTCGGTGTCGATCGCGTCGCGCTCCCACAGCACGCGGCCCTCCATGCCCCCGGACACGGTGAGGATCTCACCGCTCGTGTGGCGCGACAGTTTCGGCGAACACAGGACCGCCACGGTGCGCGCGATGTCGACGGCGCGTCCGAGCTGGGGCATGGGCAGGGTCTGCAGCACCCGCTTCAGACCCTGGTCGTCGGCGAGCGCGGTGCGGGCCATCGGCGTCACCGTCCAGCCCGGTTCGACCATGTTCACGCGCCCGTAGGGATCGATCCGCACGATCTCGTTCTTGAGCGTGCGTACCAGCCCGCTCATGCCCGCCTTGGTCATGCTGTAGTCGGCGTGGTCGCGCTCGCCGAAACGGCCGGCCGTCGATCCGATGAACACCAACGAAGCGCCGTCGCCGTCGTCACGTGGCCCGTTCTCGGCGAGCTGATCCAGGAAGGCCTGGGTGGTCCACACTGCGCCGAGCAGGTTCGTGTCGACGGTGCTGCGCA
This portion of the Candidatus Krumholzibacteriia bacterium genome encodes:
- a CDS encoding SDR family oxidoreductase, coding for METGLRDKVVLITGASGGIGNALARVFADEGAMLVLQGRSQFEALQAFAAEQGWHDRALCLQFDVADREATFEAVRRAAVHFGRIDCCVANAGVWPEPDIPLYAMSEERVRSTVDTNLLGAVWTTQAFLDQLAENGPRDDGDGASLVFIGSTAGRFGERDHADYSMTKAGMSGLVRTLKNEIVRIDPYGRVNMVEPGWTVTPMARTALADDQGLKRVLQTLPMPQLGRAVDIARTVAVLCSPKLSRHTSGEILTVSGGMEGRVLWERDAIDTDAVRRRIRDES